The Diachasmimorpha longicaudata isolate KC_UGA_2023 chromosome 14, iyDiaLong2, whole genome shotgun sequence genome includes a region encoding these proteins:
- the LOC135169360 gene encoding uncharacterized protein LOC135169360, whose product MVVERERPLQQRAPSDECTSPPSQDTWPPQQQQNLMESTAQINRVAVQLGEFTPEDPELFFGIADRSFHAAGITSESAKFGHICGKLSRSRYATDVRDIILNPPADNPYTYLKTELIKRLSSSQEEKTRKLLEGAEMGDMKPSQFLRHLKNLAGPNFPDDALRTLWVTRLPADVQVLLATQRKASLDDAADLADKTIQILRPRIPPAAPQVAEAAAHSIEALLSLKLSQLALNLEEQFGDLRSEIESLKRSSRGDGGSPRGRNVRRERSRSRSTHRQHGTDRICWYHRRFGPEAKMCTRPCNFTAQGNGPSSH is encoded by the coding sequence ATGGTCGTGGAACGAGAGCGGCCACTACAGCAACGAGCACCATCCGACGAGTGCACCTCACCACCATCGCAGGACACGTGGCCTCCACAGCAGCAGCAGAACCTGATGGAGAGTACGGCCCAAATCAACCGAGTAGCCGTGCAGCTAGGAGAGTTCACGCCGGAGGACCCTGAACTCTTCTTCGGCATCGCCGATCGCAGTTTTCACGCAGCCGGGATCACTTCCGAATCAGCAAAATTCGGCCACATCTGCGGGAAGCTCTCCAGGTCAAGGTACGCCACCGACGTGAGGGATATCATCCTGAACCCTCCGGCGGACAACCCCTACACATATTTAAAAACGGAGCTCATAAAGCGCCTGAGCTCCTCCCAGGAGGAGAAGACGAGGAAGCTCCTAGAAGGCGCAGAAATGGGAGACATGAAACCGTCTCAGTTTCTGCGCCACCTAAAAAACCTGGCGGGACCCAACTTCCCGGACGATGCTCTCCGGACACTGTGGGTCACGCGCCTTCCGGCCGACGTCCAGGTGTTATTGGCCACCCAGCGCAAGGCCTCCCTCGACGACGCTGCAGATCTGGCCGACAAAACCATCCAGATCCTGAGACCAAGGATCCCACCTGCTGCTCCACAGGTCGCTGAGGCAGCGGCGCACAGCATTGAGGcgctcctgagcctcaagCTGTCCCAGTTGGCCCTCAACCTCGAGGAACAATTCGGCGACTTACGCTCTGAAATCGAGAGCCTGAAGCGGTCGAGCAGAGGAGACGGAGGATCCCCCCGCGGCCGCAACGTCAGGCGAGAGAGGTCCAGGTCGCGCTCCACGCACCGGCAGCACGGAACCGACCGCATCTGTTGGTACCATCGGCGCTTCGGACCTGAGGCTAAAATGTGCACACGACCGTGCAATTTCACCGCTCAGGGAAACGGACCGAGCAGTCACTAA